A window from Chitinophaga filiformis encodes these proteins:
- a CDS encoding response regulator transcription factor, translated as MKVLIIEDERGMALEMEDFLVKAGYYCDLAFTAKQARQLMEEGPYDFILLDLGLPDKDGLLVLEDAKKICPEASYIILTARGKLEDRIKGLDLGADDYLPKPFSLLELQSRMQAISRRKSGLKDNLVALGDFVVNLNTRMVLHGDADIGLSKKEFDLLSYMLLNKNRPLTRMQLSEHIWGGFSDDDYDSNYIDVHIKNIRKKLTEYGPVEWLQTIRGVGYKIKL; from the coding sequence ATGAAAGTATTGATCATTGAAGATGAAAGAGGAATGGCACTGGAAATGGAAGATTTCCTGGTAAAGGCAGGTTACTACTGCGACCTTGCTTTTACCGCCAAACAGGCGAGACAGCTCATGGAGGAAGGTCCTTATGACTTTATACTGCTGGATCTCGGCTTACCCGATAAGGATGGATTGCTGGTATTGGAGGATGCCAAGAAGATCTGTCCTGAGGCCTCTTACATCATTCTTACCGCCCGTGGTAAACTGGAAGACCGGATAAAGGGACTGGACCTTGGGGCGGACGACTATCTTCCTAAGCCTTTCTCACTACTGGAACTACAGTCACGCATGCAGGCTATCAGTCGCCGGAAATCCGGCCTGAAAGATAACCTCGTGGCGCTGGGCGATTTCGTTGTCAACCTGAACACCCGGATGGTATTGCATGGCGATGCAGATATCGGCCTGTCGAAAAAAGAGTTTGACCTGTTAAGTTATATGCTGCTGAACAAGAATCGCCCCCTTACCCGCATGCAGCTTAGTGAGCATATCTGGGGAGGCTTTTCAGACGATGATTATGACTCCAATTATATTGATGTCCATATAAAGAATATCCGTAAAAAACTAACTGAATATGGACCGGTGGAATGGCTGCAAACCATCAGAGGGGTAGGGTACAAAATTAAACTATAA
- a CDS encoding outer membrane protein, with product MKQIFFLLPILLTSVFCQAQTDSTLQKDSASAEKSTLTVGASYANNANYYGQKAAERMAYVAAVAKYQHRSGFSLTGMAYRLLNDHDHVVSAYSAGAGFSFKLSKRLSADLNYNYTFYPKLSPFLQAANPHSAAVGLTHNSWLTTTLGVDYAFGKTNDFFSTLGISKQINLFSLTSKDIVTLTPLIDLTAGTQRFYTYYIKEKGIRDSLLGILPPILGNNPGRGAGNTTSTRTTTSYDILSYNLKLPLAYNRASYMIEFEYQLSLLGQKSQSDPGKVNSFFTANFYYQF from the coding sequence ATGAAACAGATATTCTTTTTACTGCCAATATTATTGACCAGCGTTTTTTGCCAGGCACAGACGGACAGTACATTACAAAAAGACAGTGCATCTGCTGAGAAATCCACACTTACTGTTGGAGCCAGTTATGCCAATAATGCGAACTACTACGGACAGAAAGCTGCAGAAAGGATGGCATATGTGGCAGCTGTAGCGAAATACCAGCATCGTTCCGGTTTCTCACTGACAGGTATGGCCTACCGTTTGCTGAACGATCATGATCATGTCGTTTCCGCTTACAGCGCAGGAGCTGGCTTTTCTTTCAAGCTGAGCAAACGTTTATCAGCAGACCTTAATTATAACTATACCTTTTACCCTAAACTGTCTCCTTTCCTCCAGGCCGCCAATCCTCATTCCGCTGCTGTCGGCCTGACGCATAACAGCTGGCTTACCACCACGCTGGGAGTAGATTATGCATTTGGAAAGACCAACGACTTTTTCTCCACACTGGGCATCAGTAAACAGATCAATCTTTTTAGCCTGACATCAAAAGATATTGTGACGCTTACTCCTTTGATAGATCTAACAGCAGGTACTCAGCGGTTTTATACCTACTATATAAAGGAAAAAGGCATCAGGGATAGTTTGCTCGGCATTCTTCCCCCCATATTGGGCAATAATCCGGGAAGGGGAGCAGGCAACACTACCAGCACCAGGACAACCACCAGCTATGATATTTTATCGTACAACCTGAAACTGCCTTTGGCCTACAACAGGGCCAGTTATATGATAGAATTTGAATACCAGCTTTCCCTGCTGGGACAAAAATCCCAGTCTGATCCCGGAAAAGTGAATTCATTTTTCACTGCAAACTTTTACTATCAGTTTTAA